The window CATAGTGCGGAGGTAAATGGCCAGATTGGGTTGAGGTCCGGCCAGAACGACATCTTTGCTCTTCCGATGGACGGCCTTCAGAACAGCCTGAGCCACGTCTCTGGGGTCCCGACCCGCTGCTGTGGTTTTATCCAAAACTGAAAACCGTGTCGCAAGAACAAGAAAGACATTTGCGTCACTGATACTGGGGAGTCAGTAGGTCAACGATTACTCAAAGCGATTCTATGGCTGGGAATGTCTCCCTTCTCGTGTGTTCTAAGCCTATTCATGTCTCTGTCAGCTTTACTGGTGATCTTGTATTGCTGGTGTAAACAGTCATACACTCACCTCCATACTTGGAGCCGTCTCCTGTGACGGCGTTGACCGACAGGCTGGTTCGGATGTACCCAGGACTGATCACGGTCACTGGAATCCCGCAGTGCTCGATCTCGGCCCGTAAGCAGTCAAAGTAGGCCTGGGTGGCGTGCTTTGAGGCAGCATCTGACCAAAgcgtgagaagaaaaaaaaacaacagagtcCTGCTTCATTTCCAATCAACTACACCGATTGAAAGAAACTCTTTCTGTAGCTGTTTGCTTTAATTATACAAGTTAGGGGAGAACTTACAGGCAGATCTGTAAGGAATGGCTATTTTGCCCTGGACGCTGCTGATGACAACGATGTGACCACTGCGTCGATGAACCATGGAGGGCAGGAGAGCTGtgaagggagggaagaggaaggagaaacagCTGACTAAGGTCAAATATTGTGCTTCTGAAATACGAAACTTTCCATGAAAATCTAGCTCTGTAATGTTCATGCTGGAACTACTTTCATTCCTTATTTTAATTCAAGATCCTTTAAATATCGTATTTATGGTTCTGCTGCCTCCCCAATAGCACTGCTCACTAACCTTGAGTAAGAGCAATGGTCCCAAAGTAATTTGTTTCCATAACATCCCGCTGAACTGAAAGGTGGGTATCCAGTATGTTGCCGCGGTAACTGATTCCAGCATTATTGATGAGAACGTCCACTTGCCCATAACATTTCAGGatctcctctgcagctccgtccactgtgtctgtgtcagACAAGTCGAAGGTGACGGTGCTGGGAGTGTAAGTCTGGAGGttgtaaaaacatgttattCTTGTATTAAAAACAGGGCTCGCTGTTAAAAAAGTGAATGTTAAAGTTGACTGTGGGTTTATGTCAGGGCTACTTTTCTTTGTATAGACACACCTGTGGTCCCGAGCTTGTTGAACTTGCTGTGAGCTCCTGGACCACCTGCTGCAGGCGGGCTGCATCTCGTCCACAGAGCACCAGCCTTGCGCCTGCAGTGTGAAAGACCCGAGCACACTctacaaaacataaaacacacctCTTGTTCATGGTGAACATCAAACCAGGCCAGCAAGTTAGCACGTGTTACTCGATGTTACTCGGTTTGGAGAAAGCATCTACATGTCCAGAAGAAGAAATGGAGGCCGACCTTTCCCGAGGCCAGAGCTGGCACCTGTGATGACCACCACGGCGTCCTGCAGATCAGCTCCTGGTCTGAGGCGGACAAGTATTCGATAAAGCAACAAGATCCCCGCACTTAATAAAACCAGCTGAAGTACTCCTCCTCCCATGACGCGCTCCATGTCTGACAGTCACTCTGCCTGACAAgattaaaaaagatttaacgAAGAAGAGGTTAAAACTGTTATTTGCAATAGTACAACATTTCAATCATTTGCTCTTGTACAAATAAGTCACCCAACAAAGGTCTTGTTAAAACAGCACATTTATATATACCCAATATGTCTCTCAGATGACAACTGAACCAACACTGTGAACATGAAAGACAGATCATCAAGCAATAGGTGATTCCTCATGAATGATAATAAATTGGGAATTTAATTTTTGCAGCTATTGGCTATTAAAATGTCTAGTTTTGGATAGAGATTGTATGAGCTGAACTTCAGACTAAGTAGGACATTAGAAGACATGTAACTTGTGTATAGGTGGAAGGATTAATTGTTTAAAAGATAATATAACGTATTTTACAATGAAAACTATTCCTTGTTGCAGTGCTAGTCTTTACTTCATAAACAAATAACATATCTGGTAAAAAATATTGGGACCTCGATGTTTGTGTTCCGTAAGCTCTCCATGCAGAGGGTGTGTGACGGTTAAATGTGAAGTGCTTTCAGCTGAACCACTTCCACTTGTCCCATCTCCAAGGACTCGCCCATTAAGTAAGCAATTATAATACACTCCCTATCCTCAATACATAACACTGGCAATAATTCTCACTCAGAAAGATACATCGTCACAACACACTGCCTTAGAAAACCACTAACAACAGGGAGCAACACATAAATCAAAGAAGATTTAATGACTTTTCACATAAATCAGAATTTCATTATAGAAGAGGAATAACACCCTTTCCTCTTTAATGACTGTACTAAAGTATATATAACAGAATTAATTAGAAATGCAGCAATTTAAAACAATATCCCTTTTCTCTATATCCTTGCATTTAGTAAATTGTGCAAAATAAAGATTtgaaacaagaaaacacaaattcTGAATCTTGTTGCATGGTTTACAACAAGGTCAATAATGATGGACCTTATCTCATCAGAGACAACTGCTCTTggtcctgctctcctctccatGCCACTTGACTTCCCTCACCTCATTCCCTTGCAGccgcttttattttattgtaaatattccgctttttatatatttcaatacACTTACTGAAAAAAAATCGTTGTTTTAAACGGATTTCTAACAGTTTTAAAAACAGTGTTGAAAATTGTGCTGCAAAAACCGTGTCTTGTAGGTGGTAAATTAATGCATTTTGTGGGAAAACGGacttctgtttcactgtgtgatGTTTTCATTAATTCCTGTTAGCAATCGAAAGAAACTGTAAACCACAATCTACCCTGATTATGACATCTGATCTAAATCTGCAGATCTATTATTTCTAATAATGTTTAATTATCAGGTTAACTTAGATGCTAGTTTAGAAGTGAAAACAGTCCGTGCACAAGAAGGATTGGCATAAAGTGCAGAGAGCCAAGTCGTGTGTAATAAATGTCTGGGACTACTGAAGCTGACGTTGGCTTGTTTCTACATTGTAATGCAACACTCACTTAAACACCAGAGTTCATGAATAGTTAGAGCTCACCGTGTTATTGTTCTGCTGTACGACACAGCGGCGTGAGTCGGGCTACGAGCACTTCCGGGGTCGTCTCGTGACGATCTGACGAGCGCAGATTCGTTTCTCAAAAGGCTACCGGCTGTGTCCCCCGCAATGGATTGTGGGAGCTGAAGTTCGGTAAGGCTGACTGACTGAGCAAGCACTTGCCAACATCTGTGTTAAATCAGCCAAATATTCTTTGTGTAGTTGGAGACAATAAGGAGACAAATAAACGGgagatttattttgaatttaaaaGACAAGTCTTTGATTGTCAAATCCAGTTTTTAAACTATTTGGGAATATCTGGGCTGTTTTAAGACCAGACGAGGTTGGTCTTTTTCCCCCCATATTTACAGAGATAATAGGTCCCCTAATTACTGGTTTACCACCCATCACCGCAAACGATACGTTGGATAAACTCTGAGATTATTAATGGATGCACCTTAATCAAAGTATGGGTAAcaactggaggggggggggggggttgggcattattaattaattattattattaatatgctTCCTTAAAATTAAACAGCCAGTCCGTCACTGAgcacttattattattctgctcAAACGAATGAGTTTCTCATCCCATAAGTGTATGCATGGTTAGAGAAAATACAACTGGATAAATGTGCCTACTCTGtgcacaaatgcattttttttcagttgCAAATTGTGCAAAAAGAAGCAATAAGTATCCatgtgaaaacaaaagcagGGAAAGTTTCCAAAGTGAATCTTCTCAGTTTTCCAAAGTGTTGCTTTCATACAATCTCACAATGTATTAAGCAACTACAAGTTTCACCTATGTGAGCACCATTCAATGAGATGAATAGCATCTTGTTTTTAGCTGCTGTCCATCTAAACTAGTGTAATATGTTTTGACTGAATATTGTGAGGTGAAGGCAAGACTGTCCCTCTTTAGTGATGGACTGCTACTGACCGTTGGCATAATGTGTGATCACAGTACTTACTGAAACACCACAAGCAAGTTTACAATTTATTTGATACATTATTCGATAGACCTTTAAGGGATTTACACAAAATTCTTTAGGAAACTTTTCATAAACACGTTTAAATTTGCTAAAATCCAACAATTCTCCTTCAGCTTGTagtgaacatttatttatacgaGATGTACTTTGAATCAGTGATCCTGACAAGGTCACCGTTACTCTTGATATCAACTAATTCACATCTGAATTCCACTTCATAATTAAATCATTACAAGTCTTTGTATCACAACTCATCCTCCACGTTGACGATACGTTTACCTCCTCCTATGACCCCAAATTTGAAAACTGCTGATCAAGATAGCAATGCATAACAAGCACCATTGGATAAACATATACAAGAAAGTATGAATTTATAATTTTCTGTGGCTTGTCATCTGTGAAGTCAAATagtgtttatattttaaattttaacTATGTGGGTTTGGCTTGATGTCAATGTAATATACATTAGAAGCATGTGTAAAATGTGACTTTTCAAAAGTAAGTATTTGTGTAGTGTTTCAAAAAACATTGCGCCACAGCATTGTCACATATTATCTCTCTTACACTCTTTTAAACAAGAATATCTACATGAACAAGACACAATCTCAAATAAGTTGCAACTATTTGCTTGTTTCTGAACATCATGTAGATTTaatgaaaaaagtaaaataaaatacagaaaagttAGTTTGAAATATCCTAATGTTTAATGAAAGGGTGATGTACTGATCAGCAAGAAAGGGGGTACAGTAAAACTACGAGGGAAAGGGACAGAGCTCGTTACTCAACATGTCAGGTCCGTTCAACTGCAGTACAATTCAATCCAGAGGAACTGCTGTGGTACCCTTGTGCACTTGCTTGGGTATCaaggatgcaggtggagggtGCAGGGGATCAGGCGCAAGGGTACTACAGATATAAGTGTGCAGTTATCACATAGACGTGAAGAAAATGTAAGGGAAAAACAATTCCTTCTAGTTTTAACTATATCCCTCTGATCAAAGTTCAAAATGGAAGCAACCACCGCATGTGTGGCGCTAACTGCTGGGCCTGATCCTGACTTCCACTTTTCTTACATCTGGGGGTGGATaggttctgtttttttgtttgtttttccttttattctGTTGGTTCTTAAACCCTCTTCAGAGTGCACTCATACAGCATAGAGTTCGTAGATCTTCTTGCGCAATATGCCAGGGCAGCCAGTGCTATCGTATTATGGAGTCTCTTTCTGTGGACATCATCCCTGCGTACCAATACAACGGGCGTCGAGGAGGTGAGTGTATGCAGGGGCAGCCGTGAGAGTTTTTGGCTGTCGTACTCCACCTGGTACTTGCAGCAGGGGTCAAATTGCCATGAAATCCCATAGAGGGCAGCACAGGCCACACTGAAGGCACCAGCGGGCAATGCCACATAACGTGAGTACTCAACGGGCAGAGAAAGGGGCGTCAGGAGGCAAGCGGTACCTGACAACACGGCCGTCTTGTGCAGGCAGTTGCCCACGGTAATCCACCGGGCCGTTTCATCTCCGATGCGTGTGGGCTCAATGACAATGTATTTATACTGGGCCTCAGTGCCTGCTCCAACTCGTACTCAAACTGGTCCTGCACATTCTCCCCATTGTAGATCTCGTGCACAATGTTAGCACTCTGTCGCTGCCATCACTCCCCTGATCAGAAAACAGACATACAGCGAGGAATAGTGAGAGAAAGGATAAGGAGCAGAATAACAAGACATGATGCATCAAAGACCTGCGAATATTTTTTGCCTACAATAGCGTAGACAAAAATTCCCGAGTTGGCTATTTTAGACAATATTTTCTCAATTGAAATTCTATACAGTTGACCATATCAGAACATATATGTGCATACAATTACCATAATAAACTATCATGTAATCTGTAAAATGCATatataaattacacatttggtTTAAGTAAAATAACATTGAACAGGTGTTATCTTGTATTTGAAAAGTATGGTTTAGTGTAGGATTAAATGTTAATTTGTTGGCATCAATCAGCACTAAATGGTGCATACATAATGATTAAATTACAAACAATCTCCATACTAATAACATTTAGTTAAATTGGTAGTTCTTGATGAAGGAGATGGACCATGAACTCAAGTATATAGTATAGGCGAGAGTGCAGTTTTACAGCTAATTTGTATGCTTCAACGATTCCTACATTATTTTCAACTCAACATTTGGATATTAATTATTGCAAATGTGTACACTTAGGTTGCAGAAATGTTTCTGCTCCATATGGTTTCCCATCAattcataaaatgtcaaaatcaccAAATGGGCATTCAAAGTTTTCAGATAACCGTCAATAACTTGTCCGATCAACAGCAGCTAAAAGCCTCCAAAGtgtgaaatattaaattatacatAAAACGCAGGAATAGCGAATCTGTGACCAACAACATATCTTCATATAGACAAATTAATTACGTCCGTTGATTCGTTTCCATCTGGTAGCTTAATCGAATAACATTTTCTGCAAACTAATATGTTCTGggttatttaaaaatgacaaacgtgtttgtgtgtgtgtgtgtgtgtgtgttcatcagtgtCAACCCTCCGAGGCCTTCCACCACAAGTTGACAAGATGGCAAACAGCCCTCACGACTAACCTCACGTGAGATAAGGTTAGACACCGAGCTTATTCGGGCTTTGGTTAAAGGAGCATTGGGCACGAGTGGAAACGATCCTGGGATCACAGGGAAAGGGTCATCAGTCAGTTAGATAACATTCATCACCAACGCGCTAGCTGGTAAAAAGTTGGACTGGGCAGCCAAGTTAAGGACCGTTTTACTTTCAAAACAGGTCGAGACGCACAGCGGACAACACTTGGTCCAGACAGAAACGTGTCGCACGTGAGCCATGGCGCACTACAGCAGCGCTCGCGCACAGAGGAGGTTAAACACAACTTTCACCACGGTTGGTCTGCGCGTGTGAAATGACCAAAACATCACATGAGCTGCTAGTTTGTTTCCTCGCTAACGTCAGCTAGCTGTACGCGGTAGCccgctaatgttagctaacccTGGGATAGAAATCCGACCTCTCGGGTTGCCATTTTACTTCCAGTCCCAACCGACTTGTATGTTCAGGGATATGGTAAATGGCGACATCGACTAAACGGTACatcacattaaaacatgttcGTTTAATATTAAAGATGTGGAGTAACTGACCTCTCCCTGCTTACTGGGACACCGCGCCTCCTTCCCAGCGACGCCATGTTGGAGATACAACAGTGATTGCGATTGACGTATGAGAGCGCACAGTCTTATGGGTAATGTAGTGTGTTGACGCTGTCGACGCGTCACTTCGACTCGAATGGGGACTACTATTCCCATGAAGCCATAAAGCAAGAGTACCTTTACGTATTTTATAATAGCACATATAAGTTTGAGAGGTCAGACAATATTATAAATTAATGTATATGCTTGCTAGAAATACAATAATGAATGATCAAGTAACTATATTAAAGTTGAagattaaatacatacatatttaaattgttgtgCAAGTTATAACATGTTGTGCATGTTATAACATAAAGTATACAGCATTCAATATTGTGTCCCAACCATTAAGTTTTGTGTTTGTAGATTTCTGAGTACTCACCCATATTGTGCCCTCCTGTGCGGGCTTCCTGTCCATGTGCTGAAACCTGAAATGCTTTGGATGTAACTAATGTCTACGTTCAGGAATGCGGGATCAGCTGAAACAAAGTCCTTCGCCTGTGACAACAGTTGTCACAGCTTAAAAATCATGGGCACGCATGACGAATCGATACAAATCCAATCAAGCATAATGGCGATGCCATCTTTAAAACTGtgattgctttttttaaatgatgtttaaaCCATGCTTGCTCGACCTGCCATGGTCCCCCAGACCTTGTTTAATATACTATCAATAATCCTTTCAGCTGATGTGACGTAAGGTTAACCAAGAACATGCTTATTTGTTGGTAAATTATTCATCagttaatgtgttaattaggCTATACATTCTTTGTTTACATTGCACCTTCATACATTCTATTAAAGTATTGAAAACTGCCACATATTGAAGGTTTGTGTGGCAACTTGGTCAGATTCTTAGGTTTGTTTACTTTAGAGTACATTAGTACATCCAGgcaaagctttttatttttattttaacctgGTCAAttaatttttattaaataaaaagaaaagggtcAAGATATGTTTATATTCCTCAAAGTTAGATATCAGTAGGCACTGATATCAACATGCAGCCCTAGTTAATTAGGTTTTTGCTCGCCCAAAACTAGTCAAATAATCAGTCTAAATACACTGGAATCTGCTATAAATTAACTAACACGAGGCAGGTTTATTATTGAATATAACCTCCCACTGGTCCCAAATTTACAGAAAAACTCCAGAGGACATGACCTCAGCATCCTCCAGCTCCGGCACTGGTTGCAGACCAACATTGCTTCAAGGTCCCATCGTCATTCAAGTGGACTCTGGACATATATTGTCGTTTAAAGgctacatgtttgtgttttgagttCATGGGAAGTTAACAGAGCTCCTTCCGTCAATGAGAGCACACCAGGACATGTTTCGTTCTTCACGAGAGTCCTGAAGACACAGCTGGGCGTGTGGTTGAACTGCTGTGCATTCAAATGGGAAACAAGCAAGCAGTTTTTTCCAGCTCACCCATGTTAGGGGTGCTCACCCCTGCATTGCTAACAGCACACAATGTGACAAAGAGTAACTCTTAATACCGTCACTAGGTGGCGGCAAATTCAAGTTAGGAAAACTCCCAAAACTCTTTTCTTTAACTTGGGGCTATTTGTTGCAGGATGGtaacatgaatacattaaagtgacctcaatatacatatacagtatagttTAGTGTACATACAAAGTTATGTACTTATGTATCTCCCTAAATTACTCGACTACttatacaaaatatatcatACTATACctaatattttctttaaagttGACTATATGTGCATCTATCCCTGTTTTGTTAATACAAACGTTGACATTGATAATGTAAtgagtattgttttatttattcataggCAACAAGAATGGAAAAAAGTCAAAAGCACAAAACAATATGACAAGAATTAgcacacaaatataaacataaactcTATCAATAGGCATGTGTAACCTAAAGGAATGTTTTccaaaaagaaatatgttttcctgCAATTAACTCTAGGTGATTAAACCAGATCAAGAGAGTCTGCAATGCATGTTGTGTGTCCTGCCAGTGTTGAGGCAACCTGAGGTTTTTTTCTCCTCAACACTAAAGATTGTCAACAGCAAAAGCTCCTGAAGAGCCAAGCAAGGGAAACCACTGGGTTATGTTTTAGAAGTAACAACTTCCACGATGACCTTCATCATTACATCAGTTGGTGAAAGTAGTCATGTGggtttacaaaaaacaaaacaaaaaacagattaaatgacaagaaaaaacaaaaacaagctccGGGCCATCCAGTGTCATTTTACTGAGAAATGGAACAAAGGACAATGGACACCATACAATGTAAATGCCCTGAATATAACAGTGctgatttttaaaatgctgGTTTTGGCAGATATATGAATTAATATCCACATTGAAGTGTTGTACCACACAGTGACAAGCTTCAGACCCAATTTATCACACGTGTCTGTAATATGTAACATTTGCATGAGCTTTGTCTTCAAAGTTGGACATCCTCAGTTTGTGTTCTTTGGTTTACAAATCCCTGCATCTTTGACTGATCAATTTATGACTCCAATAAAGAACAGTACACTTGTTACTTGAAAGAGTGAGAGTTGATAGAGTAACAGTGGAACCAAATTGAGATTTGGGgggaatacattttaaataaagattatcttttatttatttaacttccCAGTACCCATCAAATGAATGCCAATACCTCTCTGcaatctcttcctctctgcaatTTCTTCATAACAAACTCTTATAACtaacatgtttaaaatatttgtttagcATTCACAAGTCATCAAATTAGCATTTCAGCATGAAGAAAAATATTTCTAAGAAAGGAGGCAAAAATGGAACAATAATAAAACCAAAAAATATCAGAAGAGGGTCGAAATGTAAAATTCATCCCTGTTTGAGCATCAGAAACGCCGCCATCCCCATCATGGAGAAAGACAGCTGGGTCAGTCATCTAGTCGTGCTGCTCACATCCAATGAGTCCAGAGGAAGACAATACAAAATTGATAAGATTTGACTCACATCTGTGCCCATCACAGGCCTGACCTTTGCTTCCGATCAGTGATGAGTATGCATCCTGAAAGTTTCTGTCTGAGGTTAGTTCATTTGCTCATGTTGTTATGAGTGATGACCAGCtgattcacttcctgtttctggcGTAACCCTGTGTTACCGACCCAAAGACCCAACATTCAGCTCACGGACATCTGTGCCGTGAGATCAGTCGTCTCTGGAGTCACTCAATGTCATGTTTAACAAAGCCTGCTGGTTCCTTTGTTGTATGTCAGCCTGTAACTCCAAAGCATGATGTCACACAGTATGTATTCCCCGAGagtctctttctccttctcctcgctGTCGGAGCCATGTATGGTCATTGATAAATATGTTCAAAGTACTGAGGCTGAGGATTCTCTTTGACGTATTTCTGAATGTACCAGCAGGTCAAGTGAGCTTTCAGATCCTCTTCCACCACAAAATCCATGGCTGCCTGTCACCAGAGAAGCACAACATCACATCTAAATGGTTCTGACAACAATTTTTATCAGATAGGATATTACATGGACACTTTGGTCATTGATTGagtatttgttgttgtgcaggtcAATTAAACTACATGAGGTGTGCTTGCGTAAGcttcccatatatatatatatatatatatatatatatatatatatagtaaaataGTAGTAAAATTACTAGCAAAGTCATCATGTTACAATAAtcttttacttttcattattattaagtaaGTTGACCAAAAAGCCATTTGATAATTTGAAATTATGGTCAACATATTACAAATTGGACCTTTAAGAAAATACCAGACAGAAaacctccctcttttctcttcaaATGATGATACATCAAAATAACACCCTTTATGAGTTTTACCTTGGCCAGGTGCTTTGCTATTCCTCTACCTCTGTAAGCATCTGGAACTTCAGTGTGTTGCAAGTCCACCGTCTTCTTCCCAACGTAATCATACAGAAGAACTGCACGATCATGAGATCCTGAGGGCAGACAGAGGTCATAGTTCTCGGTTGTGTTTTTCTCCACCCAACCCCCAAGTAACAACCCCACCTCCGGAtactgataataaataaaaacgcaATTGTCAATGTTTAAGGGCATAACTGTTATAGCAGATTTATAAATATTGCTCACATTGACGATCACTGATGaccaccacaacacacaaccacTCCAACCTCATGCATGCAACACAATCAATGTTAGATTAACTTTAACATGTTGGCATTTAAATCAGAGTGTAAGATCACCGGCTAATTTAATGATCAAGTTGCAGGAGCAGCTACTCTATTTTCAGTTTATCATACACCTATAAAAACCAAAAGCTAACAACAAAGGGAACTatgttatattaaataatatagtTACTTGGGTTTGAAAATGAAGTCCCACTACCCATATATGGATCTGATTAataacacacactgtatgttTTATAAAGGAATGTATAATGGCTGGTGTTTTAGGCATCACTGATTCAGGTTGGGGAGAGGAACTAACGTTAAGAGGTTATTCGGGAACCCCTTCAGTAAGGAGTGATAATCAGGGATGTCTGGTGTGAGTGGATGCTGTTCAAGGTTTCATATTTGCTTTCAGCAGTGGAAGGAAAAACATATATAGCCGAAAAACAAGCTGACGGTACAAGAAAGTCAGCAGCTTTGACCGAGAAGCCCTGTCGTCTTCTCAGTCCTGACACGAGCTAACATCTGAATAAAGACGTGACATCGCGACTGTGCGAGATGAATGACGCCTCTGTGTCTGAAATGGCAGCTGGAGTTGTCAAAAAGGAAACGACGACGATGTTGGCAGCAAGAAAAGCACAACCTCTGAGCTAGCATTAGCCAGCTAGCACGCCAATGTTTAGATGTTGCACTTACCATTTAGTCTTATAACAAACTGCCGACGCTTTTTATCGTGTTCCACTTGTATCTGAGAGTTGTTTGCGTCGAAAACAGTCACCGGCGCCGCCTGTGCCATAGTATATAGTAGTCCAACTGACGATGGCTGCTATGCTACTCTGCAGCTTTGCTAACCAGTAATGGCTCCATGAAATGATGAACCGTCGAAGCACAACACCTCGTCCAACGGAATCAGCTGTGAGGTCACGTGACCGCCAGCCAATCACACGCTGGCGTTGTCAGAGAGGAGACAAACGGCGCAACCAGACGCAAAATGAAGTCTGTCACACATCATTTTAAACAGACGTTTTTCTGCATGATTTACAGAAATGTTGGAGTTGAAACCACGTGACTTTCAAACCGACAGCAAATGTTTCACATGCAGGATTCAAGTCACCtggaaaaaataattaattcgTCCAAAGGTGGAGTTTTTGGGTGGAGATTTGGCAAAGAAACTTATTAATGAAttgatattaattattatatggTCAGGCAAGAAGATGATGCAAGTCCAGACTgctccctgtctcctgtggtgttccgcaagggtcggtcctcggccccatcctcttcattatttacatgctcccCCTCGGTCGTGTCAtctaatacattattattattattattcaaattagAGCTCTTGAAAGTAACCAATGTCGATTTGAGTGTACT of the Cyclopterus lumpus isolate fCycLum1 chromosome 8, fCycLum1.pri, whole genome shotgun sequence genome contains:
- the dhrs7b gene encoding dehydrogenase/reductase SDR family member 7B, which encodes MERVMGGGVLQLVLLSAGILLLYRILVRLRPGADLQDAVVVITGASSGLGKECARVFHTAGARLVLCGRDAARLQQVVQELTASSTSSGPQTYTPSTVTFDLSDTDTVDGAAEEILKCYGQVDVLINNAGISYRGNILDTHLSVQRDVMETNYFGTIALTQALLPSMVHRRSGHIVVISSVQGKIAIPYRSAYAASKHATQAYFDCLRAEIEHCGIPVTVISPGYIRTSLSVNAVTGDGSKYGVLDKTTAAGRDPRDVAQAVLKAVHRKSKDVVLAGPQPNLAIYLRTMWPALFFKLMSSRARKERKPKDE
- the tmem11 gene encoding LOW QUALITY PROTEIN: transmembrane protein 11, mitochondrial (The sequence of the model RefSeq protein was modified relative to this genomic sequence to represent the inferred CDS: inserted 2 bases in 2 codons; deleted 1 base in 1 codon), with amino-acid sequence MASLGRRRGVPVSRERGVMAATECNIVHEIYNGENVQDQFEYELEQAXEAQYKYIVIEPTRIGDETARWITVGNCLHKTAVLSGTACLLTPLSLPVEYSRYVALPAGAFSVACAALYGISWQFDPCCKYQVEYDSQKLSRLPLHTLTSSTPVVLVRRDDVHRKRLHNTIALAALAYCXKKIYELYAV
- the natd1 gene encoding protein NATD1; its protein translation is MAQAAPVTVFDANNSQIQVEHDKKRRQFVIRLNGSHDRAVLLYDYVGKKTVDLQHTEVPDAYRGRGIAKHLAKAAMDFVVEEDLKAHLTCWYIQKYVKENPQPQYFEHIYQ